Proteins encoded together in one Deltaproteobacteria bacterium PRO3 window:
- a CDS encoding helix-turn-helix transcriptional regulator, translating to MKALKQLRITRGISQRRLATLAGTSYKTLQLFETGDQDSRLSTLESLSGGLGYPQGYLRHRLDSLWRDPVDSVAVVSFQILAGEAGPWRGPFFNFVDAFRRAEDKKALVQAPPLLETPPKLKALLASTVEALCVEAGIPAPDWCEGVPPLKDPWFVSGMENLKAGALVESPAHFRRRNLFVLGNFLERL from the coding sequence ATGAAGGCCCTCAAACAGCTCCGCATCACTCGCGGAATCTCGCAACGCCGTCTGGCCACCCTCGCCGGGACTTCCTATAAAACCCTTCAACTCTTTGAAACCGGCGACCAGGACAGCCGTCTCTCGACCCTGGAAAGTTTGAGCGGCGGGCTCGGTTATCCCCAGGGCTACCTCAGGCATCGGCTTGACAGCCTTTGGCGGGACCCCGTGGATTCCGTCGCGGTCGTCTCCTTCCAAATCCTCGCAGGGGAAGCCGGCCCTTGGCGCGGACCTTTTTTTAATTTCGTGGACGCCTTTCGGCGGGCGGAAGACAAGAAGGCCCTCGTTCAAGCCCCCCCGCTTCTCGAAACGCCCCCTAAGCTCAAGGCCCTCTTGGCTTCGACCGTCGAGGCCCTCTGTGTCGAGGCTGGAATTCCAGCCCCCGATTGGTGCGAGGGCGTGCCGCCGCTTAAGGACCCATGGTTTGTCAGCGGCATGGAGAACCTCAAGGCCGGCGCCCTGGTGGAAAGCCCCGCCCATTTTCGCCGGCGAAATCTCTTCGTCTTAGGAAATTTCCTGGAGCGACTTTGA